Proteins encoded in a region of the Massilia sp. UMI-21 genome:
- a CDS encoding alpha/beta hydrolase, translating into MLLAGIGLAASFFFVRNKTRQAERDNPPQGKFVDVDGVRLHYLERGTGPALVLLHGNGVYSADFDTSGLLQQAAAHYRVIAFDRPGFGYSERPRGTLWTPEKQAALLHRALERIGVESAIVLGHSWGTMVALAMGLQRPDVVRGLVLLSGYYYPSVRLDVAAFSSPAIPVIGDVMRYTVSPLLTRLMWPSLTKRTFSPMPVPRRFDAFPIWMALRPKQLRASAAETALMIPSALSLSKRYAELKVPAIVVAGTRDRIVDAGHNSERLHERLPDSQLQLEPGVGHMTHYADPGKVLAAIDEIAARVGEPVHPRTPEAEALARNSESGV; encoded by the coding sequence ATGCTGTTGGCCGGGATCGGCCTGGCCGCGTCCTTTTTCTTTGTCCGCAACAAGACGAGGCAAGCCGAGCGCGACAATCCGCCGCAAGGGAAGTTCGTCGACGTCGACGGCGTGCGCCTGCACTACCTCGAACGCGGTACCGGGCCGGCTCTCGTCCTGCTGCACGGCAATGGGGTGTATTCGGCGGACTTCGACACCAGTGGCCTGTTGCAGCAGGCTGCCGCGCACTACCGCGTGATCGCCTTCGACCGCCCGGGTTTCGGCTATAGCGAGCGCCCGCGCGGCACCCTATGGACGCCCGAGAAGCAGGCGGCGCTGCTCCATCGCGCGCTCGAGCGGATCGGCGTGGAGTCTGCCATCGTGCTTGGTCATTCCTGGGGCACGATGGTCGCGCTGGCGATGGGACTGCAGCGGCCGGACGTCGTGCGCGGGCTGGTGCTGCTGTCGGGTTATTACTACCCGAGCGTGCGGCTGGACGTGGCGGCGTTCTCGTCGCCGGCGATTCCGGTCATCGGCGATGTGATGCGCTACACGGTGTCGCCCCTGCTGACGCGGCTGATGTGGCCGAGCCTCACGAAACGGACCTTCTCCCCGATGCCGGTCCCGCGCCGTTTCGATGCCTTCCCGATCTGGATGGCGCTGCGTCCGAAGCAGCTCCGCGCCAGTGCGGCGGAGACGGCGCTGATGATCCCGTCGGCGCTGTCGCTGTCGAAGCGCTACGCGGAACTGAAGGTGCCGGCGATCGTCGTGGCGGGTACCCGCGACAGGATCGTCGACGCCGGCCATAACTCGGAGCGTCTGCACGAGCGCCTTCCCGACAGCCAGTTGCAGCTCGAGCCCGGCGTGGGCCACATGACGCATTACGCCGATCCCGGGAAGGTGTTGGCGGCGATCGACGAGATCGCGGCCCGCGTGGGAGAGCCGGTGCATCCGCGCACGCCCGAGGCGGAAGCGCTGGCCAGGAACAGCGAGAGCGGGGTATGA
- a CDS encoding PepSY domain-containing protein, with product MQSAFWVRRAHQWIGLVIGVQALLWMISGLYMVVVPLEVIHGDHLAQVPSEPLAPSAIRITQARLHAQHPGIVALRLKRLLGREVYEIRQGKQTSLVDAASGKTISPLGREAIVALADAAYVGEGRIRGVEWITRAPQEIGGRPVPLWAVHYDEPGKSTLYFSPYSGELVARRHALWRWFDFLWMFHIMDYAERENVNNTLLRVASLSGLAFALSGIWLLFYSFRRRKAA from the coding sequence ATGCAATCAGCTTTCTGGGTGCGCCGCGCACATCAATGGATCGGACTCGTCATCGGGGTACAGGCCCTGCTATGGATGATCAGCGGCCTCTACATGGTGGTGGTGCCGCTGGAGGTGATCCACGGCGACCATCTCGCCCAGGTACCGAGCGAGCCGCTGGCGCCGTCCGCCATTCGCATCACGCAGGCACGGCTGCATGCGCAGCACCCCGGCATCGTCGCGCTGCGTCTCAAGCGCCTGCTTGGCAGGGAGGTATACGAAATCAGGCAGGGCAAGCAGACCAGCCTGGTCGATGCGGCGAGCGGCAAGACCATCAGTCCGCTCGGCCGCGAGGCCATCGTCGCGCTGGCCGACGCCGCCTACGTGGGAGAGGGCCGCATCCGCGGCGTCGAGTGGATCACCAGGGCGCCGCAGGAGATCGGCGGCCGGCCGGTGCCCCTGTGGGCCGTGCACTACGACGAGCCGGGCAAAAGCACCTTGTACTTCTCGCCGTATTCGGGCGAACTGGTGGCGCGCCGACACGCACTGTGGCGCTGGTTCGACTTCCTCTGGATGTTCCACATCATGGACTACGCCGAGCGCGAGAACGTCAACAATACCCTGCTGCGTGTCGCCTCGCTCAGCGGCCTGGCCTTTGCCCTGAGCGGGATCTGGCTGCTGTTCTACAGCTTCCGGCGGAGGAAGGCGGCATGA
- a CDS encoding carboxylating nicotinate-nucleotide diphosphorylase, whose translation MTTLRNPFISDAKLDEKLQAAFEANILAALLEDVGTGDLTGMLVPLEPRVQARVIVREAAVLCGAPWFEGVMLAVDQDIAIDWKYAEGDLMEADSVVCTIEGCPRSLLTAERAALNFMQLLSGVATATRKYVDLVQGTHAAILDTRKTLPGLRLAQKYAVRVGGGQNQRMALYDGILIKENHIAAAGGVTRALQAAAALDSGAPVQIEVETIAQLEEALAAGVKSVLLDNFNLDMMREAVRVNVGRALLEASGGVGMDTVRAIAETGVDRISIGSLTKDVRATDYSLRIAAAPAEVAA comes from the coding sequence ATGACGACCCTGCGCAATCCTTTTATTTCGGACGCCAAGCTCGACGAGAAGCTGCAAGCGGCCTTCGAAGCGAATATCCTGGCGGCCCTGCTGGAAGACGTCGGCACCGGCGACCTGACCGGCATGCTGGTGCCGCTCGAACCCCGCGTGCAGGCGCGCGTCATCGTGCGCGAAGCGGCGGTGTTGTGCGGGGCGCCCTGGTTCGAAGGGGTGATGCTGGCGGTCGACCAGGACATCGCCATCGACTGGAAATATGCCGAGGGCGACCTGATGGAAGCCGATAGCGTGGTCTGCACCATCGAGGGCTGCCCGCGCTCGCTGCTCACGGCCGAGCGCGCGGCGCTCAACTTCATGCAGCTGCTGTCGGGCGTGGCCACGGCCACCCGCAAGTACGTCGACCTGGTCCAGGGTACGCATGCGGCCATCCTCGACACCCGCAAGACCCTGCCGGGCCTGCGCCTGGCGCAGAAGTACGCGGTGCGCGTGGGCGGCGGCCAGAACCAGCGCATGGCGCTGTACGACGGCATCCTGATCAAGGAAAACCACATCGCGGCGGCCGGCGGCGTGACCCGGGCCCTGCAGGCAGCCGCCGCGCTGGACTCCGGCGCGCCGGTGCAGATCGAAGTCGAGACCATCGCCCAGCTGGAAGAAGCGCTGGCGGCCGGCGTCAAGTCGGTCCTGCTCGACAACTTCAATCTCGACATGATGCGCGAAGCGGTGCGCGTGAATGTCGGCCGCGCGCTGCTGGAAGCCTCGGGCGGCGTCGGCATGGACACCGTGCGGGCGATCGCCGAGACCGGCGTGGACCGTATCTCGATCGGCAGCCTGACCAAGGACGTGCGTGCGACCGATTACTCGCTGCGCATCGCAGCCGCGCCGGCAGAGGTGGCGGCATGA
- a CDS encoding NAD-dependent protein deacetylase produces the protein MAAVFTVQDQAEALAEFLERYPRALVLTGAGLSTASGIPDYRDRDGTRRGRQPIQGPEFRRSADIQRRYWARSMVGWPIMAQARPNDGHRALARLERHGRFGHLLTQNVDGLHQQAGSLAVLELHGNVHSVACMHCKAQFARAFVQTLLEEANPELANTLAAPLPDGDAAIEPDALTDFHLPFCIECGGALQPDVVFFGDGVPPPRTARALAQMEDADALLVVGSSLMVYSGFRFCRMAQESGKPIAAVNLGRTRADHLIALKIEESAERLLPRVADLLHAEEPEESHPIINHRGIS, from the coding sequence ATGGCAGCAGTCTTCACCGTTCAAGACCAGGCCGAGGCGCTGGCGGAATTCCTCGAACGGTACCCGCGCGCACTGGTGCTGACGGGCGCGGGCCTGTCCACCGCTTCCGGCATTCCCGACTACCGCGACCGCGACGGCACCCGGCGCGGCCGGCAACCGATCCAGGGGCCGGAATTCCGGCGCTCGGCCGACATCCAGCGCCGCTACTGGGCGCGCAGCATGGTCGGCTGGCCGATCATGGCCCAGGCCCGGCCGAACGATGGCCACCGCGCCCTGGCCCGGCTCGAACGGCACGGCAGATTCGGCCACCTGCTGACCCAGAATGTCGACGGCCTGCACCAGCAGGCCGGCAGCCTTGCCGTGCTCGAACTGCACGGCAACGTCCACAGCGTCGCCTGCATGCATTGCAAGGCGCAGTTTGCACGGGCGTTCGTGCAGACGCTGCTCGAGGAAGCGAATCCGGAACTGGCGAATACGCTCGCTGCGCCCCTGCCCGATGGCGACGCGGCGATCGAGCCGGATGCCCTGACCGACTTCCACCTGCCCTTCTGTATCGAATGTGGCGGCGCGCTCCAGCCGGATGTCGTATTCTTTGGCGACGGCGTCCCGCCGCCGCGCACCGCCCGCGCACTGGCGCAGATGGAGGACGCCGACGCGCTGCTGGTGGTCGGGTCCTCGCTGATGGTGTATTCGGGCTTTCGCTTTTGCCGCATGGCCCAGGAAAGCGGCAAGCCGATTGCCGCGGTCAACCTCGGGCGCACGCGCGCCGACCACCTGATCGCACTCAAAATAGAAGAGTCGGCCGAGCGGCTGTTGCCGCGCGTCGCCGACCTGCTCCACGCGGAGGAGCCGGAGGAGTCACATCCAATCATCAATCACAGGGGGATTTCGTGA
- the nadB gene encoding L-aspartate oxidase, giving the protein MKFDVAIVGSGLAGLSVALHLAQTRKVAVISKRTLLDGASNWAQGGIAAVLDSSDSHDQHIADTLVAGAGLCEEAATRYIVENGRAAIEWLIEQGVPFTRDASAELGFHLTREGGHSQRRIIHAADATGHAVQVTLEQKVRAHPDISLFEHHCAIDVITSDKLTGKGAQGAVHGGAPHLVGQPRCYGLYVQDEQSGEVLTFEAEHTVLATGGAGKVYLYTTNPDTATGDGIAMAWRAGCRVSNMEFIQFHPTCLYHPYAKSFLITEAIRGEGGLLKLPPEAGSAAGTRFMPAHDERGELAPRDVVARAIDFEMKKRGLDYVHLDISHQDPEFLKEHFPTIYARCLELGIDITQQPIPVVPAVHFTCGGIVTDLAGRTDIPGLYAVGETACTGLHGANRLASNSLLECVVIGRACAHQIAAAPPIQNPALPPWDESRVTNADEEVVIAHNWDELRRFMWNYVGIVRTTKRLERAQHRIALLKEEIDEYYRNFRITHDLLELRNLVEVASLIVNSALSRHESRGLHYSRDFPDTLPKALPSVLTPERR; this is encoded by the coding sequence ATGAAATTTGACGTCGCTATTGTCGGCAGCGGTCTGGCCGGCCTGTCGGTGGCCCTGCACCTGGCGCAGACGCGCAAGGTTGCGGTCATATCCAAACGCACGCTGCTCGACGGCGCGAGCAACTGGGCCCAGGGCGGCATCGCCGCGGTACTCGACTCGAGCGACAGCCACGACCAGCACATCGCCGATACGCTGGTGGCCGGCGCCGGCCTGTGCGAGGAAGCGGCCACCCGCTACATCGTCGAGAACGGCCGCGCCGCGATCGAGTGGCTGATCGAACAGGGCGTGCCGTTTACCCGCGACGCCTCGGCCGAACTCGGCTTTCACCTGACCCGCGAGGGCGGCCACAGCCAGCGCCGCATCATCCACGCCGCCGACGCCACCGGCCACGCGGTGCAGGTGACGCTGGAACAGAAGGTACGCGCGCATCCGGACATCTCGCTGTTCGAGCACCACTGCGCGATCGACGTCATCACCTCCGACAAGCTGACCGGCAAGGGCGCGCAGGGCGCGGTGCATGGTGGCGCTCCACACTTGGTGGGCCAGCCGCGCTGCTACGGGCTGTACGTGCAGGACGAACAGTCCGGCGAGGTGCTCACCTTCGAGGCCGAGCACACGGTGCTGGCCACCGGCGGCGCCGGCAAGGTCTACCTGTACACGACCAACCCTGACACCGCCACCGGCGACGGCATCGCGATGGCCTGGCGCGCCGGCTGCCGCGTGTCGAACATGGAATTCATCCAGTTCCACCCGACCTGCCTGTACCACCCGTATGCGAAATCCTTCCTGATCACCGAGGCGATCCGCGGCGAAGGCGGCCTGCTGAAGCTGCCGCCCGAGGCGGGCAGCGCGGCGGGAACGCGCTTCATGCCGGCCCACGACGAACGCGGCGAACTGGCCCCGCGCGACGTGGTGGCGCGCGCCATCGACTTCGAAATGAAGAAGCGCGGCCTGGATTACGTCCACCTCGACATCAGCCACCAGGATCCCGAATTCCTGAAGGAACACTTCCCGACCATTTATGCGCGTTGCCTGGAACTGGGCATCGACATTACCCAGCAGCCGATTCCCGTGGTGCCGGCGGTGCACTTCACCTGCGGCGGCATCGTCACCGACCTGGCCGGCCGTACCGATATCCCGGGCCTGTACGCGGTGGGCGAGACCGCCTGCACCGGCCTGCACGGCGCCAACCGCCTGGCCAGCAATTCGCTGCTCGAGTGCGTGGTGATCGGCCGCGCCTGCGCGCACCAGATCGCGGCCGCGCCGCCGATCCAGAACCCGGCCCTGCCGCCCTGGGACGAGTCGCGCGTCACGAATGCCGACGAAGAAGTCGTCATCGCCCACAACTGGGACGAACTGCGCCGCTTCATGTGGAACTACGTCGGCATCGTACGCACCACCAAGCGCCTCGAGCGGGCCCAGCACCGCATCGCGCTGCTCAAGGAAGAGATCGACGAGTACTACCGCAATTTCCGCATCACGCACGACCTGCTGGAACTGCGCAACCTGGTCGAAGTGGCGAGCCTGATCGTCAACAGCGCACTGTCGCGCCACGAAAGCCGCGGCCTGCATTATTCACGCGACTTCCCGGACACGCTGCCCAAGGCGCTGCCGAGCGTACTGACGCCGGAACGCCGCTGA
- a CDS encoding DUF411 domain-containing protein, whose protein sequence is MLNRFILRSAFAAALAMPVLAMAAAPVIEVFKSESCGCCAAWVEHLKANGFAPKVHNVANPADYRARGGIPDELGSCHTATAEGYAIEGHVPASDIKRLLAARPKAKGLAVPGMPLGSPGMEGPRKDPFDVLLVQGKGKASVFKHYN, encoded by the coding sequence ATGCTGAATCGATTCATCCTGCGGTCTGCTTTTGCAGCCGCCCTGGCCATGCCGGTGCTGGCAATGGCGGCCGCCCCGGTCATCGAGGTCTTCAAGAGCGAATCCTGCGGCTGCTGCGCGGCCTGGGTGGAACACCTGAAGGCCAATGGCTTCGCACCCAAGGTGCACAACGTCGCCAACCCGGCGGACTACCGCGCACGCGGCGGCATCCCCGACGAACTGGGCTCCTGCCACACGGCGACGGCAGAGGGCTATGCCATCGAAGGGCACGTCCCGGCCAGCGACATCAAGCGCTTGCTGGCGGCCAGGCCGAAGGCGAAGGGACTGGCCGTTCCCGGCATGCCGCTCGGCTCGCCCGGCATGGAAGGCCCGCGCAAGGACCCGTTCGACGTCCTGCTGGTGCAGGGCAAGGGCAAGGCCAGCGTCTTCAAGCATTACAACTGA
- a CDS encoding tyrosine-type recombinase/integrase, whose protein sequence is MPTFLPIDLDPLPDDSPQRLAASARGAVFRGVADEPVTDARSDAELAREYIGQGELSPKSIANTQKELYRFLTWCREEARKRFQQLTVADLNAYKEFMRHPPPEWVSATKWPRNDPRYRPFSGPLSDASRRQAMIAVKGLLAYAEQTGYLRRNPARLVRNVRAAHAGRITRYLSPQAIAHALDAVAARAADTPAAIRQRERDRFLLVAFAQTGARLNEIVGAHMGAIYSEGDGRWWLDVMGKGAKPRRLPVPPAMLAAFRDYRQAFGLLPQASRADRTPLVLSSRSKEALRITDEAASEALKAVFAAAAERAAAQGDGDSAAALRQASTHWLRHTMLTNHANSGVQLKTLQDTAGHANIATTAGYLHKRDHERHDEIVGSNANLPPGLLP, encoded by the coding sequence ATGCCCACTTTCCTTCCGATCGACCTCGACCCGCTCCCAGACGATTCGCCGCAGCGGCTGGCGGCCAGCGCGCGCGGGGCCGTCTTCCGCGGCGTGGCCGACGAGCCGGTCACCGATGCCCGCAGCGACGCCGAACTGGCGCGCGAATACATCGGCCAGGGCGAGCTGAGCCCGAAATCCATCGCCAACACCCAGAAGGAACTCTACCGCTTCCTTACCTGGTGCCGGGAAGAGGCGCGCAAGCGCTTCCAGCAGCTGACGGTGGCCGACCTGAACGCCTACAAGGAATTCATGCGGCATCCGCCGCCCGAATGGGTGTCCGCCACCAAGTGGCCACGCAACGATCCGCGCTACCGGCCGTTCTCGGGCCCCTTGTCCGACGCCAGCCGGCGCCAGGCCATGATCGCGGTCAAGGGACTGCTCGCCTATGCCGAGCAAACCGGCTACCTGCGGCGCAATCCGGCGCGCCTGGTGCGCAATGTGCGCGCCGCCCACGCCGGCCGCATCACGCGCTACCTGTCGCCGCAGGCGATCGCGCATGCGCTGGACGCGGTCGCGGCGCGTGCGGCCGACACCCCGGCCGCGATCCGCCAGCGCGAACGCGACCGCTTCCTGCTGGTGGCCTTCGCCCAGACCGGCGCGCGCCTGAACGAGATCGTCGGCGCCCACATGGGGGCGATCTACAGCGAAGGCGACGGACGCTGGTGGCTGGACGTGATGGGCAAGGGCGCCAAGCCGCGCCGGCTGCCGGTGCCGCCGGCCATGCTGGCCGCCTTCCGCGACTACCGCCAGGCGTTCGGCTTGCTGCCGCAGGCCAGCCGCGCCGACCGCACCCCGCTGGTGCTGTCCAGCCGCAGCAAGGAAGCGCTGCGCATCACCGACGAAGCGGCGTCCGAAGCACTCAAGGCGGTCTTCGCCGCCGCCGCCGAACGCGCCGCGGCGCAGGGCGACGGCGACAGTGCGGCCGCGCTGCGCCAGGCCTCGACCCACTGGCTGCGGCACACCATGCTGACCAACCATGCCAACAGCGGGGTCCAGCTCAAGACCCTGCAGGACACCGCCGGCCACGCCAACATCGCGACCACCGCGGGCTACCTGCACAAGCGCGACCACGAACGCCACGACGAGATCGTGGGTTCGAACGCGAACCTGCCTCCCGGCCTGCTGCCCTAG
- a CDS encoding pyridoxamine 5'-phosphate oxidase family protein, with protein sequence MSDHHAQAHAAALSEKIGSMRFAMFTTRDANGHLVSQPMTNQEVDADGALWFYTRTTTELWENIVHQPEVNLSFADPDNSTWVSVSGTAERVVERAKIHALWNAMVQAWFPAGPEDEHVVLVRVMPHAAEYWDANDSKMVRMFAMAKAAVTGSTPDLDADHGTIRM encoded by the coding sequence ATGTCAGACCATCACGCCCAGGCCCACGCGGCCGCCTTGTCCGAGAAAATCGGTTCGATGCGCTTCGCCATGTTCACCACCCGCGATGCGAACGGCCACCTGGTCAGCCAGCCGATGACCAACCAGGAGGTCGATGCGGACGGCGCCCTGTGGTTTTATACCCGCACGACCACCGAACTGTGGGAAAACATCGTGCACCAGCCGGAAGTCAACCTCAGCTTCGCCGACCCCGACAACAGCACCTGGGTGTCGGTCAGCGGCACGGCCGAACGCGTGGTCGAGCGCGCGAAAATCCACGCGCTCTGGAACGCGATGGTGCAGGCCTGGTTCCCGGCCGGCCCCGAGGACGAGCATGTGGTCCTGGTGCGGGTGATGCCGCACGCGGCCGAGTACTGGGATGCGAACGACAGCAAGATGGTGCGCATGTTCGCCATGGCCAAGGCCGCGGTCACGGGCTCGACCCCGGACCTGGACGCCGACCACGGCACCATCCGCATGTAG
- a CDS encoding copper-binding protein, producing MNAFPMLALAIAMATCGTVAFAQDSHGAHAAPAPVELTEGEVKKIDTDAGKITMKHGPIKNLDMNGMTMVLRVKDAAMLEQVKVGDKVRFAADRVNGAITVVQLEKQQ from the coding sequence ATGAACGCATTCCCGATGCTGGCCCTGGCAATCGCCATGGCCACCTGCGGCACTGTCGCATTCGCACAGGACTCGCATGGCGCGCACGCCGCGCCCGCGCCCGTGGAACTGACCGAGGGCGAAGTGAAGAAGATCGACACCGATGCCGGAAAGATCACGATGAAGCACGGCCCCATCAAGAACCTGGACATGAACGGGATGACCATGGTCCTGCGCGTGAAGGATGCGGCGATGCTGGAGCAGGTCAAGGTGGGCGACAAGGTGCGCTTCGCGGCCGATCGCGTGAACGGCGCGATCACCGTCGTGCAGCTGGAGAAGCAGCAGTAA
- a CDS encoding DMT family transporter, producing MHRPALTPSTILLLSVPPILWAGNAVVGRLVRDAVPPMTLNLIRWSIALLILLPLGRAALEAGSGVLANWRRYAMLGLLGVGLYNSLQYLALQSSTPINVTLVASGVPVWMLLVGRLFYGVPVRRKQVAGAILSIAGVLVVLCRGDLQGLLGLRLVAGDLYMILATIAWSFYSWMLMQQKDAPGLRADWAAFLLAQVGYGVLWSALLSGGEWALRDVHIGWSWSLGAALLYVAVGPAILAMRCWGAGVERAGPGIAAFFINLTPLFTALLSSAFLGEAPHLYHVLAFAMIVGGIAVSAR from the coding sequence ATGCACCGCCCCGCCCTCACCCCTTCCACCATCCTGCTCCTGAGCGTTCCGCCCATTCTGTGGGCCGGCAACGCGGTCGTCGGGCGCCTGGTGCGCGACGCGGTGCCGCCGATGACGCTCAACCTGATCCGCTGGTCGATCGCGCTGCTGATCCTGCTGCCGCTCGGACGGGCGGCGCTCGAGGCGGGCAGCGGGGTGCTGGCCAACTGGCGCCGCTACGCCATGCTCGGATTGCTCGGCGTGGGCCTGTACAACTCGCTCCAGTACCTTGCCCTGCAGAGCTCCACGCCGATCAACGTGACCCTGGTGGCCTCCGGGGTGCCGGTCTGGATGCTGCTGGTGGGCCGCCTGTTCTATGGTGTGCCGGTCAGGCGCAAGCAGGTTGCGGGTGCGATCCTGTCGATCGCCGGGGTGCTGGTGGTGCTGTGCCGGGGCGACCTGCAAGGCCTGCTGGGGCTGCGCCTGGTGGCGGGCGACCTGTACATGATCCTGGCCACCATCGCCTGGTCCTTCTACAGCTGGATGCTGATGCAGCAGAAAGATGCGCCCGGCCTGCGCGCCGACTGGGCGGCTTTCCTGCTGGCGCAGGTCGGCTACGGGGTGCTGTGGTCGGCGCTGCTCTCCGGCGGCGAATGGGCGCTGCGTGACGTGCACATCGGCTGGAGCTGGTCGCTGGGGGCCGCGCTGCTGTACGTGGCGGTCGGTCCGGCGATCCTGGCGATGCGCTGCTGGGGCGCCGGCGTTGAGCGTGCCGGCCCCGGCATCGCGGCCTTCTTCATCAACCTGACCCCCTTGTTTACGGCGCTGCTGTCCTCGGCGTTCCTGGGCGAGGCGCCTCACCTCTACCATGTGCTGGCCTTTGCCATGATCGTCGGCGGCATCGCGGTCTCGGCCCGCTGA
- a CDS encoding 2Fe-2S iron-sulfur cluster binding domain-containing protein, with translation MKKLHKWIGLLIGIQFLLWMSSGVVMSLLDADKVAGRTLRTALPLPAAWPADVLAPEAVLAANGAQVMTLSSAWLLGRPVYMLQNDQRSWLVGATDGRPVAIDAPLALAIARASYAGRAAPAAPRLLTYSLETRAHKDAVWRVDFADADETTVYVSSVSGKVLEHRNSSWRLFDFFWMLHIMDYSERTDFNHPLLVSSAAAGLWMALSGVWLLLTSLRLAEFVPASWRRRRSVKLRGCDGETVRLVDAAEGDTVFRALARAGLALPSTCGGGQSCGLCEVRCLGQAPAPTAADRALLSPRKLAAGYRLACNLPVRGSVDIAVEASAALQTEHTATVTGTQALTPFLREITIRARQPLACRPGCYVQIHVPAYARDAGDIELPEHHRADWRAAGNPARLVNHAPLRRAYSVCVPVEQLDGQLSFLVRFMPGASPGRGSGYMYTLKAGEEVRFSGPFGDFALKTGGREKVFIGGGAGMAPLRAMIHALLAKGSGEPLHFWYGARSLRDAPYVEEMQAFAERHPNFRWRLVLSEQAADGWMHGLVDDAVVDGLLRCHPDLASLEFYVCGPPAMLEATRRTLRHLGVDDAQVAFEDFKV, from the coding sequence ATGAAGAAGCTACACAAATGGATTGGACTGCTGATCGGGATCCAGTTCCTGCTGTGGATGTCGAGTGGCGTGGTGATGAGCCTGCTCGACGCGGACAAGGTCGCGGGCCGCACGCTGCGCACCGCCCTGCCGCTGCCCGCGGCGTGGCCGGCCGATGTGCTGGCGCCGGAAGCGGTGCTGGCCGCGAACGGCGCCCAGGTCATGACGCTCAGCTCCGCCTGGCTGCTCGGCCGCCCGGTGTACATGCTGCAGAACGACCAGCGCAGCTGGCTGGTCGGGGCCACCGACGGCCGTCCCGTGGCGATCGACGCGCCGCTTGCGCTGGCCATCGCGCGCGCCTCGTATGCCGGCCGCGCGGCGCCGGCCGCGCCACGCCTGTTGACTTACTCGCTGGAGACGCGCGCCCACAAGGACGCGGTATGGCGCGTCGATTTCGCCGATGCCGACGAGACGACGGTGTACGTGTCCAGCGTGTCCGGCAAGGTGCTCGAGCACCGCAACAGCAGCTGGCGCCTGTTCGACTTTTTCTGGATGCTGCACATCATGGACTACAGCGAGCGCACCGATTTCAACCATCCGCTGCTGGTTTCGAGCGCAGCGGCCGGCCTGTGGATGGCCTTGAGCGGCGTGTGGCTGCTGTTGACGAGCCTGCGCCTGGCAGAGTTCGTGCCGGCTTCCTGGCGCCGCCGGCGCAGCGTCAAGCTGCGCGGCTGCGATGGCGAGACGGTGCGTTTGGTCGATGCGGCCGAGGGCGATACCGTGTTCCGCGCGCTGGCGCGTGCCGGCCTGGCCTTGCCGTCGACTTGCGGTGGCGGCCAAAGCTGCGGCCTGTGCGAGGTCCGTTGCCTCGGCCAGGCGCCTGCGCCCACGGCGGCTGATCGGGCCTTGCTGTCGCCGCGGAAGCTGGCGGCAGGCTACCGGCTTGCCTGCAACCTGCCGGTGCGCGGCAGCGTCGACATCGCGGTGGAGGCGTCGGCCGCACTGCAGACCGAACATACCGCCACGGTCACCGGCACACAGGCGCTCACGCCCTTCCTGCGCGAGATCACGATCCGTGCCCGGCAGCCGCTGGCCTGCCGTCCCGGCTGCTACGTGCAGATCCACGTGCCGGCCTACGCCCGCGACGCCGGCGACATCGAGCTTCCCGAACATCACCGCGCGGACTGGCGTGCCGCGGGCAATCCGGCGCGCCTGGTCAACCACGCACCGCTGCGCCGCGCGTATTCGGTCTGCGTTCCGGTCGAGCAGCTCGACGGCCAGTTGTCCTTCCTGGTACGCTTCATGCCCGGCGCCAGTCCTGGGCGCGGCTCGGGCTACATGTACACGCTGAAGGCAGGTGAAGAGGTGAGATTCAGCGGCCCGTTCGGCGACTTCGCACTCAAGACCGGCGGCCGCGAGAAGGTGTTCATCGGCGGCGGCGCAGGCATGGCGCCACTGCGCGCCATGATCCATGCGCTGCTCGCCAAGGGCAGCGGCGAGCCGCTGCATTTCTGGTACGGCGCGCGCAGCCTGCGCGATGCCCCCTACGTCGAGGAAATGCAAGCCTTCGCCGAGCGCCACCCCAACTTCCGCTGGCGCCTGGTGCTGTCGGAGCAGGCCGCCGATGGCTGGATGCATGGGCTGGTGGACGACGCGGTGGTCGACGGCTTGTTGCGCTGCCATCCCGATCTGGCTTCGCTCGAGTTCTATGTATGCGGCCCGCCGGCCATGCTGGAGGCCACCCGCAGGACGCTGCGCCACCTGGGCGTGGACGACGCCCAGGTGGCCTTCGAGGACTTCAAGGTCTGA